The genome window GCCCGCCGTACCGGAGCGCGCGGTGGCAACAGAGGTGCCGGGTTTGTGGCCGGGGCGGATGGCGCTGACATCAACTCCGTTCCGCAACAGACGAGTACGACACGCGTCGAGATCCTTGACCTGGTAGGCGACACCGGAGAGGCGGTCCGGACCGGCTGCGTTTGTTGGCTGTGGCAGCGTTCCCACGAATTCGAGGGTGATGCCACCGCTGCGGAAGAAGAGCATGCGTAAGCCGCGGGCGGGGAACTCACGGTCGAGTGCCAGGCGAAGATTCAATCGGTCGCGCCACAAGGCGAGAGCACGATCGAGGTTGGGCGAATGAACCACCACGTGGTCGATCGCGTTTGCCGCGTCGTCAGGGATTTCCGGCGCCGCGAGATCCAACGGCGGGCCGACACGTACGGACAGACCGTGAAACGCATCGGACGTGCTCGGCCACGGTGCATTTGTCGGAGCGGTCGC of Candidatus Binatia bacterium contains these proteins:
- a CDS encoding VOC family protein, which gives rise to QVSDLGQAVGQYELLLGVRAYLLDDGTRRFQLGRGAVELAEGAPGLQVLRFAATAPTNAPWPSTSDAFHGLSVRVGPPLDLAAPEIPDDAANAIDHVVVHSPNLDRALALWRDRLNLRLALDREFPARGLRMLFFRSGGITLEFVGTLPQPTNAAGPDRLSGVAYQVKDLDACRTRLLRNGVDVSAIRPGHKPGTSVATARSGTAGIPTLLLSAGG